The Ascaphus truei isolate aAscTru1 chromosome 3, aAscTru1.hap1, whole genome shotgun sequence genome includes a region encoding these proteins:
- the STX19 gene encoding syntaxin-19, with product MKDRLQELKQKAKELELSKDIESSLEDQKEPAKLKQQAVIFEKEPIVESYLHEIQRLQNDITDLSDNVTKFGQQQKILVSSMRRFSVLKKECNITKDIKIQAESINKRLDALLNQVKKAEADNGPSSCLTRILKSHHAAIVKNFQNTMFQYNDTIAAKQSKCKTFIIRQLEVAGKEVSEEEVNKMLEQGKWDVFNENLLTEVKITKEQLCEIKQRHKELNTLENQMKDIRELFIQISLLVEEQGEMIDNIEMVTNNTKDYVQKSKDEFKLAVKYKRKNLCKLLWCWCFPCL from the coding sequence ATGAAAGATCGGCTTCAGGAGCTTAAGCAGAAGGCAAAAGAACTGGAGTTGTCCAAGGACATCGAATCCTCTCTGGAAGACCAGAAGGAGCCTGCCAAGCTAAAGCAGCAAGCTGTTATTTTTGAAAAAGAGCCGATCGTTGAAAGTTACCTACATGAAATACAGAGACTTCAAAATGATATTACTGATCTGTCAGACAATGTGACAAAGTTTGGGCAGCAGCAAAAGATCCTTGTATCGTCCATGAGAAGATTCAGCGTCCTAAAGAAGGAATGCAACATTACGAAGGATATCAAAATCCAAGCTGAGAGTATTAATAAGCGCTTGGATGCTTTATTAAATCAAGTTAAAAAAGCAGAAGCAGATAATGGACCATCATCTTGTCTCACCAGGATACTCAAGTCCCATCATGCAGCCATCGTCAAAAACTTTCAGAACACAATGTTCCAATACAATGATACAATTGCAGCTAAGCAATCAAAATGTAAAACATTCATCATTAGACAGCTAGAGGTAGCCGGCAAAGAAGTATCTGAGGAGGAAGTGAACAAAATGCTCGAACAAGGTAAATGGGATGTTTTCAATGAGAACTTGCTCACAGAAGTGAAGATCACTAAAGAGCAGTTGTGCGAGATCAAGCAGAGGCACAAGGAGCTGAACACCTTAGAAAATCAGATGAAAGACATAAGAGAACTCTTTATCCAGATATCCCTTTTAGTGGAAGAACAGGGGGAGATGATCGATAATATTGAAATGGTCACAAATAATACTAAAGACTATGtccagaaatcaaaggatgagtTTAAACTGGCAGTTAAGTATAAAAGGAAAAACCTATGCAAGTTGCTATGGTGCTGGTGTTTTCCTTGCTTGTAA